One window of the uncultured Treponema sp. genome contains the following:
- the cytX gene encoding putative hydroxymethylpyrimidine transporter CytX has protein sequence MNIKSKEVNMALIWFGAGVSIAEIITGTYFAPLGFSKGILAILSGHVIGCALLFLAGSIGSFSKRSSMETTKGSFGILGSKFFALLNILQLTGWTGIMIYDGALSINGIFKNGAWLWAIVIGLLIAAWILIGIKNVSKLNIAALSALFILTVVLCKIIFFSGDNSVVNSTQEEAMSFGAAVELAAAMPLSWLPLISDYTKESNKPVVSSLLSSLVYGATSCWMYLIGMGAAIFTSETDISLILLKSGLGWAALVIVILSTVTTTFLDAFSAGISFETISSKPSGKTVALIVTALGTIGAVFLPMDNITNFLYLIGSVFAPMISIQIADFFILKNDSSAKSIDLQKAVIWVLGFALYRISLSWNFILGNTLPVMLIIFAVTIAAGKILGKKK, from the coding sequence ATGAACATAAAGTCAAAAGAAGTAAACATGGCGTTAATCTGGTTTGGTGCCGGAGTTTCAATCGCTGAAATTATAACAGGAACATATTTTGCGCCGCTCGGATTTTCAAAAGGAATACTTGCAATTCTTTCAGGACACGTAATCGGATGCGCGCTTTTGTTTCTTGCCGGAAGCATAGGCTCGTTTTCAAAAAGAAGCTCAATGGAAACAACCAAGGGAAGCTTTGGAATTCTCGGAAGCAAATTTTTTGCGTTGCTGAATATTCTTCAGCTTACAGGCTGGACAGGAATTATGATTTACGACGGCGCGCTTTCTATAAACGGAATTTTTAAAAACGGAGCGTGGCTCTGGGCAATCGTAATCGGACTTTTAATAGCCGCCTGGATTTTGATTGGAATAAAAAATGTAAGCAAACTGAACATCGCCGCGTTGTCTGCCCTTTTCATTCTTACAGTCGTTTTGTGCAAAATAATTTTTTTCAGCGGAGACAATTCAGTTGTAAATTCCACACAGGAAGAAGCTATGAGCTTTGGGGCGGCAGTAGAACTCGCGGCCGCAATGCCGTTGTCCTGGCTTCCGTTAATCAGCGACTACACAAAAGAAAGCAACAAGCCTGTCGTGTCCTCGCTTTTGAGCAGCCTTGTCTACGGAGCAACTAGCTGCTGGATGTACCTGATTGGAATGGGAGCGGCAATCTTCACTTCGGAAACAGACATCTCGCTCATTCTCTTAAAGTCCGGGCTTGGATGGGCGGCTCTTGTAATCGTAATTCTTTCAACTGTAACAACAACTTTCCTTGACGCATTTTCAGCCGGAATTTCTTTTGAAACAATTTCTTCAAAGCCAAGCGGAAAAACTGTCGCGCTGATTGTAACTGCGCTCGGCACAATCGGAGCAGTTTTCCTTCCGATGGACAACATCACGAACTTTTTGTATTTAATCGGCTCGGTCTTTGCCCCGATGATTTCAATTCAAATTGCAGATTTCTTTATCCTGAAAAATGACAGTTCCGCAAAAAGCATCGACCTGCAAAAAGCCGTAATCTGGGTTCTGGGATTCGCGCTTTATAGAATTTCATTGAGCTGGAATTTCATCCTCGGAAACACGCTGCCGGTAATGCTCATAATTTTCGCCGTAACAATCGCCGCCGGAAAAATCTTGGGCAAGAAAAAATAA
- the thiE gene encoding thiamine phosphate synthase, whose amino-acid sequence MKSAELKKSLLLYAVTDRAWLGKTFCCETLSDAVLQAIEGGATLIQLREKEIPEKEFLDEAFRIKEICASKKIPLIINDNVKIAKETDACGVHIGQSDMELKEARKILGAEKIIGVSCQTVEQALQAEKNGADYLGVGAIFSTSTKADAGNVSISTLKDICQSVKIPVVAIGGISLQNMSQLKGSGIAGVSVISAIFAQQDIRGATKELKSSAEKLFLSFSE is encoded by the coding sequence ATGAAATCCGCTGAACTAAAAAAATCCCTTTTGCTTTATGCCGTTACAGACAGAGCTTGGCTTGGGAAAACTTTCTGCTGCGAAACTTTAAGCGATGCAGTTTTGCAGGCAATTGAAGGCGGCGCAACTTTGATTCAACTTAGGGAAAAAGAAATTCCAGAAAAAGAATTCTTAGACGAAGCTTTCCGCATAAAAGAAATTTGCGCTTCAAAAAAAATTCCTTTAATCATAAATGACAATGTGAAAATCGCAAAAGAAACAGACGCCTGCGGAGTTCACATCGGGCAAAGCGACATGGAATTAAAGGAAGCAAGAAAAATTTTGGGCGCTGAAAAAATCATCGGAGTTTCGTGCCAGACAGTTGAGCAGGCTTTGCAAGCTGAAAAAAACGGAGCGGACTATCTTGGAGTTGGAGCAATTTTTTCAACGTCAACAAAAGCGGACGCAGGCAATGTTTCCATTTCAACTCTAAAAGATATTTGCCAGTCTGTAAAAATTCCTGTTGTCGCAATAGGAGGAATTTCTCTGCAAAACATGAGCCAGCTTAAAGGCAGCGGAATCGCAGGAGTTTCAGTTATAAGCGCAATTTTCGCACAGCAAGATATACGCGGCGCAACAAAGGAACTCAAGTCTTCCGCAGAAAAACTTTTTCTGTCATTTTCGGAATAA
- the ilvC gene encoding ketol-acid reductoisomerase, which produces MGNNYFNSIPWREARLQLGHCRSMAKEEFADGVNALKGKKIVIVGCGAQGLNQGLCLRDSGLDVSYALRESAIAEKRQSWKNATENGFKVGTYDELIPTADLVGNLTPDKQHTAVITEVMKRMKKGSALWYSHGFNMIEEGMQIRPDITVVMCAPKGPGTEVWHEFQRGFGVPDLIAVHPVNDPEGKGWAYAKALAVGMGGSKAGVLESSFVAEVKSDLMGEQTILCGMLQAGTIVCFDKMVSEGIAPEYATKLLMHGWNVISEALKWGGITNMMDRLSNPAKIRANELSKEIKKLLTPLYQKHMDDIISGKFSSTMMKDWANKDHDLLTWREETGKLPFESTPESKEEITEQEYFDKGILLVAMVKAGCELAFETMVDAGIKPESAYYESLHEVPLIANLIDRKRLYEMNRVISDTAEYGCYLFSRVAAPMMAKDLMPKLHTDVIGKGLDLKDTSVNNTQLVEVNAEIRNHPIEVVGRKLRSYMTSMKAVI; this is translated from the coding sequence ATGGGAAACAATTATTTCAATTCTATTCCGTGGCGCGAGGCTCGCCTGCAGCTCGGACACTGCCGCTCAATGGCAAAAGAGGAATTCGCTGACGGAGTAAACGCCCTCAAAGGCAAAAAAATCGTAATCGTAGGATGCGGCGCGCAGGGCTTGAACCAGGGACTTTGCTTGCGCGATTCTGGACTTGATGTTTCTTACGCTTTGCGCGAATCTGCAATCGCTGAAAAACGCCAGTCTTGGAAAAACGCGACAGAAAACGGATTCAAAGTCGGAACTTACGATGAATTGATTCCAACTGCTGACCTTGTTGGAAACCTTACTCCGGACAAGCAGCACACAGCAGTTATCACAGAAGTTATGAAGAGAATGAAGAAAGGCTCGGCTTTGTGGTACTCTCACGGATTCAACATGATTGAAGAGGGAATGCAGATCCGTCCGGACATCACAGTTGTAATGTGCGCGCCTAAGGGACCGGGAACGGAAGTCTGGCACGAGTTCCAGAGAGGATTCGGAGTTCCAGACCTTATCGCGGTTCACCCTGTAAACGACCCGGAAGGAAAAGGTTGGGCTTATGCAAAGGCTTTAGCAGTAGGAATGGGCGGAAGCAAGGCCGGCGTTCTTGAGTCTAGCTTTGTTGCGGAAGTAAAGTCTGACCTTATGGGCGAGCAGACAATTCTCTGCGGAATGTTGCAAGCTGGAACAATCGTTTGCTTTGACAAAATGGTAAGCGAGGGAATCGCTCCTGAATATGCCACAAAACTTTTGATGCACGGCTGGAACGTAATTTCAGAGGCTTTGAAATGGGGCGGAATCACAAACATGATGGACCGTCTTTCTAACCCTGCGAAAATCCGCGCGAACGAGCTTTCAAAGGAAATCAAAAAACTTTTGACACCGCTTTATCAGAAGCACATGGACGACATCATTTCTGGAAAATTCTCCAGCACAATGATGAAGGACTGGGCAAACAAAGACCACGACTTGCTCACTTGGCGCGAAGAAACAGGAAAACTTCCGTTTGAGTCAACACCAGAGTCGAAAGAAGAAATCACAGAGCAGGAATATTTCGACAAGGGAATCTTGCTTGTTGCAATGGTAAAAGCCGGCTGCGAACTTGCATTCGAGACAATGGTTGACGCAGGAATCAAACCTGAATCAGCTTACTACGAGTCTCTCCATGAAGTTCCGCTCATCGCAAACCTGATTGACCGCAAACGTCTTTACGAGATGAACCGCGTAATTTCAGACACAGCGGAATACGGATGCTACCTGTTCAGCCGCGTTGCAGCCCCGATGATGGCGAAAGACCTTATGCCGAAACTCCACACAGACGTTATCGGAAAAGGACTCGACCTCAAGGACACAAGCGTGAACAACACTCAGCTCGTCGAAGTAAACGCAGAAATCCGCAACCATCCAATTGAAGTTGTCGGAAGAAAACTTAGAAGCTACATGACAAGCATGAAAGCAGTAATTTAA
- the thiD gene encoding bifunctional hydroxymethylpyrimidine kinase/phosphomethylpyrimidine kinase, whose protein sequence is MKTALTIAGSDSSGGAGIQADIKTMTANGVYAMSAVTALTAQNTTGVKSILESTPEFLKDQLDCVFTDIFPDAVKTGMVSSVPLIKVIADRLKFYNAKNIVIDPVMVSTSGFKLISDDAVKTLCEELFPLATVITPNIPEAEILCGKKISSEEQMEEAAKSISEKFNVAVLLKGGHNLNDANDLLFQAGKAKWFKGKKINNSNTHGTGCTLSSAIASNLAKGKSLELSVEKAKDYISGCLGAMLDLGKGSGPMNHAFKINGEY, encoded by the coding sequence ATGAAAACTGCATTAACAATCGCTGGATCTGATTCTAGCGGAGGCGCCGGAATTCAAGCAGACATCAAGACAATGACAGCAAACGGAGTTTACGCAATGAGCGCTGTTACTGCCTTGACTGCCCAAAACACAACTGGCGTAAAATCAATTTTGGAGTCCACGCCCGAATTTCTAAAGGACCAGCTGGACTGCGTGTTCACGGACATTTTCCCGGACGCTGTAAAAACAGGAATGGTTTCTTCTGTGCCGCTCATCAAAGTGATTGCGGACCGCCTGAAATTCTACAACGCAAAAAACATCGTCATTGATCCGGTCATGGTTTCAACAAGCGGATTCAAACTGATTTCCGACGACGCTGTAAAAACATTGTGCGAAGAACTTTTTCCGCTGGCAACCGTAATCACTCCGAATATCCCGGAAGCTGAAATTCTTTGCGGCAAAAAAATTTCTTCAGAAGAACAAATGGAAGAAGCCGCAAAATCAATCAGCGAAAAATTCAATGTCGCAGTTTTATTAAAAGGCGGACACAACTTGAACGACGCAAACGACTTGCTCTTTCAGGCTGGAAAAGCAAAATGGTTCAAGGGCAAAAAAATAAACAACAGCAACACTCACGGAACTGGCTGCACACTTTCAAGCGCAATCGCTTCAAATCTTGCAAAAGGAAAATCTCTTGAGCTTTCAGTTGAAAAAGCAAAGGACTACATTTCAGGCTGTCTTGGAGCAATGCTAGACCTTGGCAAAGGAAGCGGTCCAATGAACCACGCATTCAAAATAAACGGAGAATACTAA